A single window of Providencia alcalifaciens DNA harbors:
- the araD gene encoding L-ribulose-5-phosphate 4-epimerase: protein MLETLKQQVFEANLELPKHKLVTFTWGNVSGVDRDAGLMVIKPSGVDYETMKADDMVVVSLTTGEVIEGKYKPSSDTDTHLALYQAFPEIGGIVHTHSRHATIWAQAGLPLSALGTTHADYFYGEIPCTRKMTESEIAGEYERETGHVIIETFKQLGISAKDIPAVLVHSHGPFAWGKDAHNAVHNAVVLEEIAYMNLFTRQLTPQIDDMQKVLLDKHYLRKHGKNAYYGQK, encoded by the coding sequence ATGCTGGAGACATTAAAACAGCAAGTATTTGAGGCGAATCTTGAGTTACCTAAACATAAGCTAGTGACGTTTACGTGGGGTAATGTGAGTGGGGTTGACCGAGACGCCGGTTTGATGGTGATTAAACCTTCAGGGGTGGATTATGAAACCATGAAAGCGGATGACATGGTGGTCGTTTCATTAACTACCGGTGAAGTCATCGAAGGAAAATATAAGCCTTCTTCAGACACCGACACTCACTTAGCGCTATATCAAGCCTTTCCTGAGATTGGGGGTATTGTTCATACTCATTCGCGCCATGCAACCATTTGGGCACAAGCTGGCTTACCGCTAAGCGCATTAGGGACCACACATGCCGATTATTTTTATGGTGAAATACCTTGTACCCGTAAAATGACAGAAAGCGAGATTGCGGGTGAATATGAGAGAGAAACTGGGCATGTGATTATTGAAACATTTAAACAGCTCGGAATTTCTGCAAAGGATATTCCTGCGGTATTAGTCCATAGCCACGGTCCTTTCGCTTGGGGCAAAGATGCTCACAATGCGGTACACAATGCAGTGGTGTTGGAAGAGATTGCTTATATGAATTTATTTACGCGTCAATTGACACCTCAAATTGATGATATGCAGAAAGTATTACTGGATAAGCATTATTTACGTAAACATGGAAAAAATGCGTATTACGGACAAAAGTAG
- a CDS encoding fumarate hydratase: protein MANKEFFYQELYPLSEDKTEYYQVSDKYVSVEQFAGKQMLKIEPEALTFLAEHAIYESQFFLRPAHQKQVAAILQDPEASENDKYVALQLLRNAEISAKGILPNCQDTGTVAVVGKKGQQVWTGSDDEEYLSRGIYNVFQHENLRFSQNAPLDMFNEVNTGTNLPAQFDIFATTGDEYHFLFVNKGGGSANKSALYQETKATLTPAKLKNFLIEKMRNLGTTACPPYHIAFVIGGTSAETTLKTAKLASAKYYDNLPTTGNEYGRAFRDIELENELLEASRHLGFGAQFGGKYFAHDVRVIRLPRHGASCPIGLAISCSADRNIKAKITKDGLWLEKMEHNPAQYIPESMRHQTEGNVVHIDLNRPMKDILAELSKHPVSTRVSLSGPLIIARDIAHTKLKERLDNGEELPQYFKDHMVYYAGPAKKPEDMVSGSLGPTTGNRMDPYVDLFQSHGASMLMLAKGNRTQAVTDACKKHGGFYLGSIGGSAAILAQEFVKSLNCLEYPELGMEAVWKMEVEGLPAFILVDDKGNNFFDIVQKEACNKCVK from the coding sequence ATGGCTAATAAAGAGTTTTTTTACCAAGAACTTTATCCGTTATCTGAGGATAAAACCGAATATTACCAAGTCTCTGATAAATATGTTTCTGTAGAGCAATTTGCTGGGAAGCAAATGTTAAAAATTGAGCCAGAGGCTTTAACTTTTCTTGCTGAACATGCAATTTATGAATCCCAGTTCTTTTTAAGACCTGCCCACCAAAAACAAGTGGCGGCTATCTTGCAAGATCCTGAAGCGAGCGAGAATGACAAGTATGTCGCCCTACAATTACTGCGTAACGCCGAGATTTCTGCGAAAGGTATTCTGCCAAACTGTCAGGATACGGGAACTGTTGCCGTAGTCGGGAAAAAAGGCCAACAAGTTTGGACTGGCAGTGATGACGAAGAATACCTCTCTCGAGGCATTTATAACGTTTTCCAACACGAAAACCTGCGTTTTTCGCAAAATGCCCCGCTGGATATGTTCAACGAAGTCAATACAGGTACGAACTTACCAGCGCAATTTGACATTTTTGCCACCACAGGTGATGAATACCATTTCTTGTTTGTTAACAAAGGCGGCGGCTCTGCAAATAAATCTGCCCTTTATCAAGAAACTAAAGCAACGCTGACCCCGGCTAAGTTGAAAAACTTCTTAATTGAGAAAATGAGAAACTTAGGGACAACCGCTTGCCCACCTTATCATATCGCATTCGTTATCGGCGGTACTTCTGCAGAAACCACGCTGAAAACAGCCAAACTGGCTTCAGCAAAATACTATGACAACCTGCCAACGACAGGTAATGAGTATGGCCGTGCGTTCCGTGATATTGAGCTAGAAAATGAGTTATTAGAAGCATCACGCCATCTCGGCTTTGGTGCGCAATTTGGCGGCAAATACTTTGCCCACGATGTGCGTGTTATTCGCTTGCCTCGCCATGGTGCTTCTTGCCCGATCGGTTTAGCCATTTCTTGCTCTGCTGACCGCAATATCAAAGCAAAAATCACCAAGGACGGATTGTGGTTGGAGAAAATGGAACATAATCCAGCGCAATATATTCCTGAATCGATGCGTCATCAGACAGAAGGGAACGTGGTTCATATCGACCTCAACCGCCCAATGAAAGATATTTTGGCCGAGTTGAGTAAACACCCTGTGTCGACCCGTGTATCCCTCAGTGGTCCACTGATCATCGCTCGCGATATCGCCCATACCAAGCTCAAAGAGCGCTTAGATAATGGTGAAGAGCTACCACAGTACTTTAAAGATCATATGGTCTATTACGCAGGCCCTGCGAAAAAACCTGAAGATATGGTATCGGGTTCTTTAGGCCCAACGACCGGAAACCGTATGGACCCATACGTTGATCTATTCCAATCCCACGGCGCTAGCATGTTGATGTTAGCAAAAGGCAACCGAACTCAAGCCGTGACCGATGCGTGTAAAAAACACGGCGGTTTTTATCTTGGTAGCATTGGTGGCTCCGCAGCAATTTTGGCGCAAGAATTTGTGAAAAGCTTAAATTGCCTCGAATACCCAGAGTTAGGTATGGAAGCCGTATGGAAAATGGAAGTAGAAGGGTTGCCGGCCTTTATTCTGGTCGATGACAAAGGCAATAACTTCTTTGATATTGTGCAAAAAGAAGCCTGCAATAAATGTGTTAAATAA
- the potD gene encoding spermidine/putrescine ABC transporter substrate-binding protein PotD, whose translation MKKWSYLLAAGLMAASIGTATAADDNKNVLYFYNWTEYVPPGLLEQFTKETGIKVIYSTYESNESMYTKLKTYKEGAYDLVVPSTYFIDKMSKEGMLQKIDKTKLPNFKNLDPNLIHKEFDPNNDYSVPYIWGATGIGINGDAVDPKSVTSWADFWKPEYKNSLLMMDDAREVFQVALTKLGYSGNTTDPKQIEEAYNELQKLRPNILAFNSDNPATPYIEGEVDVGMLWNGSAFVARQAGLPIEVVWPKEGGIFWMDSLAIPANAKNAEGAHKLIDFLLRPEIAAQVAESIGYPTPNLEAKKLLPTEIANDPSLYPSEEVLKKGEWQSDVGNTNILYEEYFQKLKAGR comes from the coding sequence ATGAAAAAATGGTCCTATCTGCTAGCCGCAGGTTTAATGGCTGCAAGCATTGGCACGGCAACTGCCGCTGACGATAACAAAAACGTACTGTATTTCTATAACTGGACAGAATATGTTCCCCCCGGTTTATTAGAGCAATTTACTAAAGAGACTGGGATCAAGGTGATTTACTCCACCTATGAATCCAATGAAAGCATGTACACTAAATTGAAAACCTATAAAGAAGGGGCTTACGATTTAGTGGTGCCATCGACTTATTTTATCGACAAAATGAGCAAAGAAGGCATGCTGCAAAAGATTGATAAGACAAAGCTGCCTAACTTTAAAAATCTCGATCCAAACCTTATCCATAAAGAATTCGACCCAAATAACGATTATTCAGTGCCCTATATTTGGGGCGCAACAGGGATCGGAATCAATGGTGATGCGGTTGATCCTAAGTCCGTCACTTCATGGGCAGACTTTTGGAAACCGGAATACAAAAACAGCTTACTGATGATGGATGATGCCCGCGAAGTGTTCCAAGTGGCGCTGACAAAGCTTGGCTATTCTGGCAATACCACGGATCCAAAGCAGATTGAAGAAGCCTATAACGAACTGCAAAAATTGCGCCCAAATATTCTGGCATTTAACTCAGACAACCCTGCCACCCCATATATTGAAGGTGAAGTGGATGTCGGTATGCTGTGGAACGGCTCGGCATTTGTGGCAAGACAAGCGGGCTTACCGATTGAGGTTGTATGGCCAAAAGAGGGTGGTATTTTCTGGATGGACAGCTTAGCTATTCCTGCGAATGCGAAGAACGCAGAAGGGGCGCACAAGCTTATCGATTTCTTATTACGCCCTGAAATTGCCGCGCAAGTGGCAGAGTCTATCGGTTATCCGACGCCAAACTTAGAAGCGAAAAAATTACTGCCTACGGAAATCGCCAATGACCCATCTCTGTACCCATCGGAAGAGGTATTGAAAAAAGGGGAATGGCAAAGCGATGTGGGGAATACCAATATTCTGTATGAAGAGTATTTCCAAAAGCTGAAAGCAGGTCGTTAA
- the potA gene encoding spermidine/putrescine ABC transporter ATP-binding protein PotA, producing the protein MTETTSLTPLVELKSLNKGFDGKQIISELDLTIRNGEFLTILGPSGCGKTTVLRLIAGLEDVDDGQIILDGQDITDIPAEQRFVNTVFQSYALFPHMTVFENVAFGLRMQKTPKADIQKRVEQALHMVQLADFAERMPNQLSGGQQQRVAIARAVVNRPKVLLLDESLSALDYKLRKQMQNELKALQRKLGITFIFVTHDQEEALAMSDRIIVMREGKIEQDGTPREIYEEPKNLFVAQFIGEINIFDAKVLHRIDEQRIRANVEGHECDIFTDLSVTEGQHLNVLLRPEDLRVEEVNDADNHPGLIGYVRERNYKGMTLDSVVEMEDGKIIMVSEFFNEDDPDVDHSLNQKVAVTWVESWEVVLDDHS; encoded by the coding sequence ATGACTGAGACAACTTCTCTCACACCACTCGTCGAATTAAAATCTTTAAATAAAGGTTTTGATGGCAAACAAATTATTTCTGAGCTTGACCTCACTATCCGAAATGGGGAGTTCCTCACCATTTTAGGGCCTTCTGGTTGTGGTAAAACGACGGTTTTACGTCTGATTGCTGGATTAGAAGATGTGGATGATGGTCAAATTATTCTTGATGGTCAGGACATTACAGATATTCCTGCGGAACAACGTTTCGTGAATACTGTTTTCCAAAGCTATGCATTATTCCCACACATGACCGTATTTGAAAATGTGGCATTTGGTTTGCGCATGCAAAAAACACCAAAAGCGGACATTCAAAAACGGGTGGAGCAAGCCTTGCATATGGTGCAATTGGCGGATTTTGCAGAGCGTATGCCGAACCAACTTTCGGGTGGTCAACAACAACGCGTGGCAATTGCGCGTGCAGTTGTCAATCGTCCCAAAGTTCTGCTATTGGATGAGTCTTTATCTGCGCTGGATTATAAGCTGCGTAAACAGATGCAAAATGAGCTGAAAGCCTTACAGCGCAAGCTAGGGATTACGTTTATTTTTGTGACTCATGACCAAGAAGAAGCGCTGGCCATGTCTGACCGGATCATTGTGATGCGTGAAGGCAAAATTGAGCAAGATGGTACGCCGCGTGAAATTTACGAAGAGCCAAAAAATCTGTTTGTTGCCCAATTTATCGGTGAAATCAATATTTTTGATGCAAAAGTACTGCATCGTATTGATGAACAACGTATTCGTGCCAACGTCGAAGGCCATGAATGCGATATTTTTACCGATTTATCGGTGACAGAAGGCCAGCATTTAAACGTCTTATTGCGCCCTGAAGATTTACGCGTTGAAGAAGTCAATGACGCCGATAATCACCCTGGGTTGATAGGTTACGTGCGAGAACGTAACTATAAAGGCATGACGTTAGACTCAGTGGTTGAGATGGAAGATGGCAAAATTATTATGGTCAGCGAATTTTTCAATGAAGATGACCCTGATGTCGACCACTCCCTTAACCAAAAAGTTGCTGTGACTTGGGTTGAAAGCTGGGAGGTAGTTCTGGATGATCATTCGTAA
- the potC gene encoding spermidine/putrescine ABC transporter permease PotC, whose product MIGRILRGGFMTTIYAYLYIPIIILIVNSFNESRFGIQWQGFSTKWYELLSNNDSLLEAAGHSLTMAVLSATFATIIGTLTAVALFRYRFRGKPFVGGMLFVVMMSPDIVMAISLLVLFMILGVSLGFWSLLFSHITFCLPFVVVTVYARLKDFDVKMLEAARDLGAGEFTILRKIILPLALPAIVAGWLLSFTLSMDDVVVSSFVTGPSYEILPLKIYSMVKVGVSPEVNALATVLLLMSLVLVCLSQWVMRDKHGKNAVAKSSKR is encoded by the coding sequence ATGATAGGACGTATTTTGCGTGGTGGCTTTATGACCACCATCTACGCGTATCTTTATATTCCAATCATTATCTTAATTGTGAATTCATTCAATGAATCGCGTTTTGGTATTCAGTGGCAAGGTTTTTCGACCAAATGGTATGAGTTACTGAGCAATAATGACAGCCTGCTTGAAGCCGCAGGGCATTCATTGACTATGGCGGTACTTTCAGCGACGTTTGCGACAATTATCGGCACGTTAACCGCAGTTGCTCTCTTTCGTTATCGTTTTAGAGGCAAGCCATTTGTCGGTGGAATGCTGTTTGTGGTGATGATGTCCCCCGATATTGTCATGGCGATTTCATTGCTGGTACTGTTTATGATCCTTGGCGTTTCATTAGGTTTCTGGTCGCTGTTATTTTCACATATCACCTTCTGCCTACCTTTTGTGGTGGTGACGGTATACGCGAGATTGAAAGATTTTGATGTGAAAATGTTGGAAGCGGCGCGGGATCTCGGGGCGGGGGAATTTACCATTTTACGGAAAATCATTCTGCCATTAGCGCTGCCTGCAATTGTCGCAGGGTGGCTGCTGAGCTTTACCTTATCAATGGATGATGTGGTGGTTTCTTCCTTTGTGACGGGACCAAGCTATGAAATCTTACCATTGAAAATCTACTCAATGGTTAAAGTGGGGGTCTCCCCTGAAGTGAATGCGCTGGCAACGGTCTTGTTGCTGATGTCGCTGGTTTTGGTTTGTTTAAGCCAGTGGGTTATGCGCGATAAACACGGTAAAAACGCCGTTGCGAAGTCATCAAAACGTTAA
- a CDS encoding agmatine deiminase family protein: protein MPTRRQFIRQTSVISAIGVAVSFGISPVAIGNTRSEKQGMMPDEGELQQCAFIAFGAQKAIWGKFTTDVQITLGSIARAIANYQQVVVFCRENERQLAEEMCGSQNTRFITTELDDIWMRDIGANFVVNPKGELNAVDFNFNGWGNKQQHDNDAQLAKFQAQHFGVMTPLISRLTGEGGGIEVDGHGTGMMTESSWVNDNRNPNLTRDKIEEELKKALGLRKIIWLPGIKGKDITDAHVDFYARFVKPGVVLINLDNDSDSFDYEVTRKHMDILENATDADGRKLKIYTVSPPSTLRQTRFSQHNPDFAAGYINYFVINGAVIAPEFGDKQADHDAKQLLKMLYPDRDIIMLNIDVIAAGGGGIHCVTHQLPVHND, encoded by the coding sequence ATGCCGACTCGTCGTCAGTTTATCCGACAAACCTCAGTCATTAGTGCCATAGGCGTTGCAGTCTCTTTTGGCATATCACCGGTTGCAATAGGAAATACGCGGAGTGAAAAACAGGGAATGATGCCAGATGAAGGGGAATTACAGCAGTGTGCTTTCATTGCCTTCGGTGCCCAAAAAGCCATTTGGGGAAAATTCACTACAGATGTGCAAATAACATTAGGGAGCATTGCCAGAGCGATTGCTAATTACCAGCAAGTGGTGGTTTTTTGTCGAGAAAATGAGCGTCAGTTAGCTGAGGAAATGTGTGGTAGCCAAAATACGCGTTTTATCACGACAGAGCTCGATGATATATGGATGCGTGATATCGGAGCTAATTTTGTGGTTAATCCCAAAGGGGAGCTCAATGCCGTTGATTTTAATTTCAATGGTTGGGGCAATAAGCAGCAACATGATAACGATGCCCAATTGGCAAAATTTCAAGCGCAGCATTTTGGCGTGATGACCCCATTAATCAGTCGCTTAACTGGAGAGGGTGGCGGGATTGAGGTTGATGGTCATGGAACTGGGATGATGACGGAAAGTAGTTGGGTAAATGATAATCGCAACCCTAATTTAACTCGAGATAAAATAGAGGAAGAGCTAAAAAAAGCATTAGGATTACGTAAAATCATCTGGTTGCCTGGCATTAAAGGAAAAGATATAACGGATGCACATGTCGATTTCTACGCGCGTTTTGTGAAACCAGGGGTTGTTTTGATCAATCTCGATAATGATTCGGACTCCTTTGATTATGAAGTCACGCGCAAGCATATGGACATTTTAGAAAATGCGACGGATGCTGACGGACGAAAACTGAAAATTTATACGGTGTCGCCACCTAGTACTCTGCGCCAAACTCGTTTTAGCCAACATAACCCTGATTTTGCCGCGGGTTACATTAATTACTTTGTCATCAATGGTGCCGTTATTGCGCCTGAATTTGGGGACAAGCAGGCGGATCATGATGCGAAGCAGCTCCTTAAAATGCTATACCCAGACCGAGACATTATCATGCTAAATATTGATGTCATCGCAGCGGGTGGTGGTGGGATACACTGTGTAACTCATCAATTACCCGTGCATAATGACTGA
- a CDS encoding NADPH-dependent FMN reductase, with amino-acid sequence MSNQYNIGVVVGSLRADSYNLKVAKAITKLFPSNFTFKFINIADLPLYNQEADQNVPAVVANFKSQIKASDGIIFATPEYNRSMPGVLKNAIDQGSRPWGDNSWDGIPAGVFGVSIGNISTAIAQQHLRNSLAFLNMPTMNQPECYLKWYDGMVDEQDTISPKSKDFLQPWADNFAKFVIHNRAR; translated from the coding sequence ATGTCCAATCAATATAATATCGGGGTGGTTGTTGGTAGTTTACGTGCTGACTCTTATAATCTAAAAGTCGCTAAAGCCATCACTAAATTATTCCCATCTAATTTCACCTTTAAATTTATCAACATTGCCGATTTACCTCTCTATAACCAAGAAGCCGACCAAAATGTTCCCGCGGTAGTCGCTAATTTTAAGAGCCAAATCAAAGCATCAGACGGCATTATCTTCGCAACACCGGAATATAACCGTTCAATGCCAGGTGTATTAAAGAATGCGATTGACCAAGGTTCACGTCCTTGGGGAGATAACTCATGGGATGGTATTCCTGCGGGGGTATTCGGGGTTTCAATTGGTAATATTAGCACCGCAATTGCCCAACAACATTTACGCAATAGCCTTGCATTTCTCAATATGCCGACGATGAATCAACCTGAGTGTTATTTAAAATGGTATGACGGCATGGTGGATGAGCAAGACACTATTTCCCCAAAAAGTAAGGATTTCTTGCAGCCTTGGGCAGATAACTTTGCCAAATTTGTTATCCATAATCGCGCGCGTTAA
- a CDS encoding polysaccharide deacetylase family protein yields the protein MSNRVLFLFLTFFVNLFSVSHAADIKSNNLIISGSKAINLDNWELVDVPPKLIQTKAPENIFAIVGGQMRIVGEINPDNGFYAYSPNGDYNALQFGNDFAYVKSTQISKKKPRYVPEDDRLNDLKNPVYDYLITSQKTPVFSATDEDSRQIASLWENLRYPVLARMIKTDEDGDKTSWLTIRLGDRLGYVRLDDVAIDKGIPIFTYHHILEDSENKNFRHTSTTTSVDAFREQMNYLKEMGYQTLSLEDVEGYLNKNTNLPGRAVVLTFDDGLKSVYRYALPILRDNQQQATLFVISSRIKTQPQKWDPDSLQFMSKQEIKESQDVFNIQSHTHFLHRLDNRNNPIIFSRKEHTIMLDFKRSMKVLAKFERDQRYLAYPFGAYNQTAINAAKEAGLHIAVSTIQGKVKLGDNPYALKRLYAYSTDPISKFALMVGNSEQDVVNKNVVVDK from the coding sequence ATGTCTAATCGAGTACTTTTTCTATTTTTGACCTTTTTCGTTAATCTTTTTTCTGTTTCACATGCTGCGGATATAAAAAGTAATAATTTAATTATCAGCGGTTCAAAAGCTATCAATCTTGACAATTGGGAGCTGGTGGATGTGCCTCCTAAATTGATTCAGACAAAAGCGCCAGAAAACATCTTTGCTATTGTAGGCGGTCAAATGCGTATTGTTGGAGAGATTAATCCAGACAATGGCTTTTACGCCTATAGTCCAAATGGTGACTATAATGCCCTACAGTTTGGTAATGATTTCGCTTATGTTAAAAGCACTCAGATATCCAAAAAGAAGCCTCGATATGTCCCTGAAGATGACCGTTTAAACGATCTTAAAAACCCGGTTTATGATTATTTGATTACGAGCCAAAAAACGCCGGTATTCAGTGCAACTGATGAAGATTCTCGGCAAATCGCCTCCTTATGGGAAAATTTACGCTATCCAGTATTGGCTCGGATGATCAAAACTGATGAAGATGGGGACAAAACCTCATGGCTAACCATTCGTCTCGGGGATCGTCTGGGTTATGTTCGTTTAGATGATGTGGCGATTGATAAAGGCATCCCTATTTTTACTTATCACCATATTCTCGAAGACAGTGAAAATAAAAACTTTCGTCATACTTCGACGACAACCTCGGTTGATGCTTTTCGTGAGCAAATGAATTACCTCAAAGAGATGGGGTATCAAACATTATCACTCGAAGATGTGGAAGGTTATTTAAATAAGAATACGAATTTACCAGGGCGTGCCGTGGTACTCACGTTTGATGACGGGCTTAAATCCGTTTATCGCTATGCATTGCCTATTTTAAGAGATAACCAGCAACAGGCGACGCTATTTGTCATCTCTTCGCGCATCAAAACTCAGCCACAAAAATGGGATCCAGATTCTCTGCAATTTATGAGTAAGCAGGAAATTAAAGAGAGCCAAGATGTTTTCAATATTCAATCCCATACGCACTTTTTACATCGCTTAGATAACCGAAATAACCCAATTATCTTTAGCCGTAAAGAGCATACAATTATGCTGGATTTTAAACGTTCAATGAAAGTTTTGGCAAAATTCGAAAGAGACCAGCGTTATTTGGCCTACCCATTCGGTGCCTATAACCAAACGGCGATTAATGCGGCAAAAGAAGCGGGCTTACATATTGCGGTGTCCACCATCCAAGGTAAGGTAAAGCTCGGTGATAATCCTTATGCACTAAAACGCCTGTACGCTTACAGCACTGACCCGATTAGCAAATTTGCGTTGATGGTAGGCAATAGCGAGCAGGATGTGGTGAATAAGAACGTTGTCGTTGATAAATAA
- a CDS encoding LysR substrate-binding domain-containing protein: MLKYWPPLNALRGFEAAARLGSFHQAAAQLHVTQSAISQQIRSLESQLGQPLFIRQGRSVTLTDAGQDFYNSVQDTLKQLAIGVRRLDQYRKSNQLIVNTTPAFARHWLLPRLGQFQQRYPDIDIWLFTTYDVPNMEMETIDITIRDDLAIQNECTFEVLYQDSLYPACHPSLLGAKSPLTLHGEREMDWNNWIIGGGEPVGQSQRGVNFSDPSLLLDAVSQGLGIGLVSQLLAAHALNSGQLIPLTEQRVTGAKWAWLIHKDAEHNPLTQYFRQWLTAEMATCSAQSE, translated from the coding sequence ATGCTAAAATATTGGCCACCATTAAATGCATTACGCGGGTTTGAAGCGGCCGCCCGATTGGGAAGTTTCCATCAAGCTGCAGCGCAATTGCATGTCACACAATCTGCAATTAGTCAGCAAATTCGTAGTTTAGAAAGCCAGCTCGGGCAGCCACTATTTATTCGACAAGGACGCAGTGTCACGCTCACGGATGCCGGACAGGATTTTTACAATAGCGTTCAGGATACATTGAAACAATTAGCGATTGGCGTTCGCCGGCTCGATCAGTATCGAAAATCTAACCAACTTATTGTGAACACAACGCCTGCATTTGCTCGTCACTGGCTATTACCTCGACTAGGACAGTTTCAACAACGATACCCTGACATTGATATTTGGTTATTCACTACCTATGACGTACCAAATATGGAAATGGAAACCATTGATATCACGATCCGTGATGACCTAGCCATACAAAATGAATGTACTTTTGAAGTGTTATATCAAGATAGTCTCTACCCAGCTTGCCACCCTAGCCTACTTGGTGCTAAATCGCCTTTAACACTACACGGCGAGCGAGAGATGGATTGGAATAACTGGATTATTGGCGGTGGTGAACCGGTTGGACAATCACAAAGAGGGGTTAATTTTTCAGACCCTAGCCTGTTATTAGATGCAGTTAGCCAAGGATTGGGGATCGGATTAGTCAGCCAATTACTCGCTGCACACGCTCTAAATTCAGGGCAATTAATTCCACTCACAGAGCAGCGCGTAACAGGCGCTAAATGGGCATGGTTAATTCATAAAGACGCTGAACACAACCCGTTAACACAATATTTCCGCCAATGGTTAACAGCCGAAATGGCAACATGTTCAGCGCAAAGCGAATAA
- the potB gene encoding spermidine/putrescine ABC transporter permease PotB, giving the protein MIIRKHKILQNVIITGVVAWLLLFVFLPNIMIIGTSFFTRSDTNLVDLVFTWDNYIRLSDPMYAQVMLHSLNMALIATFFCLVIGYPFAFILARLPKRIQPLMLFLLIVPFWTNSLIRIYGLKVFLSTKGYLNDFLLWIGIIDKPIKLMYTPEAVVLGLIYILLPFMVMPLYSSIEKLDKSYLEAARDLGANKCQTFVKIIIPLTMPGIIAGCLLVLLPAMGLFYVADLMGGAKNLLIGNVIKSQFLNIRDWPFGAATSIFLTVMMGLLLYVYYRAAKLLNKKAYEE; this is encoded by the coding sequence ATGATCATTCGTAAGCATAAAATTTTGCAGAATGTGATTATCACGGGCGTCGTCGCTTGGCTGCTACTCTTCGTCTTTCTGCCAAACATAATGATCATTGGCACCAGTTTCTTCACGCGCAGTGATACGAATCTGGTGGATCTGGTATTTACTTGGGACAACTACATCCGTCTGTCAGACCCGATGTATGCCCAAGTGATGCTGCATTCGTTGAATATGGCGTTAATCGCCACCTTCTTCTGTCTTGTGATCGGTTACCCCTTTGCGTTTATTTTGGCGAGGCTGCCTAAACGCATCCAACCGCTCATGCTATTTCTGCTGATTGTGCCATTTTGGACCAACTCATTGATCCGTATTTATGGCTTAAAAGTGTTTTTAAGTACCAAAGGGTATTTGAATGACTTTTTGCTGTGGATTGGCATTATCGATAAGCCGATTAAATTGATGTACACCCCTGAAGCGGTGGTATTGGGCTTAATCTATATCTTGTTGCCATTTATGGTGATGCCGCTCTATTCCAGTATTGAAAAGCTGGATAAATCCTACTTGGAAGCGGCGCGGGATTTGGGAGCTAATAAATGCCAAACTTTTGTGAAGATTATTATTCCATTGACCATGCCGGGTATTATTGCGGGTTGCTTATTAGTGTTGCTGCCAGCAATGGGGCTGTTCTACGTGGCGGATTTAATGGGCGGGGCGAAAAACCTGCTGATTGGTAACGTCATTAAGAGCCAGTTCTTGAATATTCGCGATTGGCCGTTTGGGGCGGCAACCAGTATTTTCCTCACGGTGATGATGGGGCTGCTGCTGTATGTGTACTACCGAGCTGCGAAGCTTTTGAATAAAAAGGCGTATGAAGAATGA